A single window of Macaca mulatta isolate MMU2019108-1 chromosome 17, T2T-MMU8v2.0, whole genome shotgun sequence DNA harbors:
- the OXGR1 gene encoding 2-oxoglutarate receptor 1 encodes MNEPLDYLANASDFPDYAAAFGNCTDENIPLKMYYLPVIYGIIFLVGFPGNAVAISTYIFKMRPWKSSTIIMLNLACTDLLYLTSLPFLIHYYASGENWIFGDFMCKFIRFSFHFNLYSSILFLTCFSIFRYCVIIHPMSCFSIHKTRCAVVACAVVWIISLVAVIPMTFLITSTTRTNRSACLDLTSSDELTTIKWYNLILTATTFCLPLVIVTLCYTTIIHTLTHGLQTHSCLKQKARRLTILLLLVFYVCFLPFHILRVIRIESRLLSISCSIENQIHEAYIVSRPLAALNTFGNLLLYVVVSDNFQQTVCSIVRCKVSGNLEQAKKISYSNNP; translated from the coding sequence ATGAATGAGCCACTAGACTATTTAGCAAATGCTTCTGATTTCCCCGATTATGCAGCTGCTTTTGGAAATTGCACTGATGAAAACATCCCCCTCAAGATGTACTACCTCCCTGTTATTTACGGCATTATCTTCCTCGTGGGATTTCCAGGGAACGCAGTAGCGATATCCacttacattttcaaaatgcGACCTTGGAAGAGCAGCACCATCATTATGCTGAACCTGGCCTGCACAGATCTGCTGTATCTGACCAGCCTCCCTTTTCTGATTCACTACTATGCCAGTGGTGAAAACTGGATCTTTGGAGATTTCATGTGTAAGTTTATCCGCTTCAGCTTCCATTTCAACCTGTATAGCAGCATCCTCTTCCTCACCTGTTTCAGCATCTTCCGCTACTGTGTGATCATTCACCCAATGAGCTGCTTTTCCATTCACAAAACTCGATGTGCAGTTGTAGCCTGTGCTGTGGTGTGGATCATTTCACTGGTAGCTGTCATTCCTATGACCTTCTTGATCACATCAACCACCAGGACCAACAGATCAGCCTGTCTCGACCTCACCAGTTCGGATGAACTCACTACTATTAAGTGGTACAACCTAATTTTGACTGCAACCACTTTCTGCCTCCCCTTGGTGATAGTGACACTTTGCTATACCACGATTATTCACACTCTGACCCATGGACTGCAAACCCACAGCTGCCTTAAGCAGAAAGCTCGAAGGCTAACCATTCTGCTACTCCTCGTATTTTACGTATGTTTTTTACCCTTCCATATCTTGAGGGTCATTCGGATCGAATCTCGCCTGCTTTCGATCAGCTGTTCCATTGAGAATCAGATCCACGAAGCTTACATCGTTTCTAGACCATTAGCCGCTCTGAACACCTTTGGTAACCTGTTACTGTATGTGGTGGTCAGCGACAACTTTCAGCAGACTGTGTGCTCAATAGTGAGATGTAAAGTAAGCGGGAACCTTGAGCAAGCAAAGAAAATCAGTTACTCAAACAACCCTTGA